One stretch of Flavobacterium sp. 9 DNA includes these proteins:
- a CDS encoding TolC family protein yields the protein MKNYITKIVMIAILITTIISCKVSKDIETPKDAFPENFRNASVSKDTTSIGDVEWKNFYTEKDIIQLIDSAVARNNDLQIAVKNIEIAQYRFTQSKWGNVPQVNLSVTASTSNPSDNSFTGKNLGQALGQNHIDDYSAGATLSWEADIWGKIKNQKKGAYAGYLQSEEVKKALQTTIVANVSKGYYNLLMLDAQLEIAKQNFKLNDSTTNIIKLKYDAGQVTTLAIQQSEAQKLVSAQLIPQLEQNIAIQENALSVLTGAFPNSKTRSIRLATLEVKNNNAIGIPSSLVSRRPDVKSAELALKAANANVGITKADLYPSLKITAQGGVNSFETSNWFNIPASLFGTVAGGLTQPLLNNKKVRTQYNIAVAEREKAVLSFRQSVLVAVSEVSDALVKVEKLQQQESFLKERVKTLQQAIKNANLLFKNGMAEYLEVLSAQENLLQSELELANIKREQLSANTDLYRALGGGWK from the coding sequence ATGAAAAATTATATAACCAAAATCGTGATGATCGCCATTTTGATCACGACTATAATATCCTGTAAAGTTTCGAAGGATATTGAAACTCCAAAAGATGCATTTCCTGAAAATTTCAGGAATGCATCGGTTTCAAAAGATACAACAAGTATTGGAGATGTGGAGTGGAAAAACTTCTATACCGAAAAAGATATTATTCAATTGATTGATAGCGCCGTTGCAAGAAACAATGACTTGCAGATTGCTGTTAAAAACATCGAAATTGCACAATACAGATTCACACAATCAAAATGGGGAAATGTTCCTCAGGTTAATTTATCTGTAACTGCAAGCACAAGCAATCCGTCAGACAATAGTTTTACAGGAAAGAATTTAGGTCAGGCTTTAGGCCAAAACCATATTGACGATTATTCTGCAGGAGCAACACTTTCGTGGGAAGCTGATATTTGGGGAAAAATCAAAAATCAGAAAAAAGGAGCTTATGCAGGTTACCTTCAATCAGAAGAAGTAAAAAAAGCATTGCAAACTACAATCGTAGCCAATGTTTCTAAAGGATATTACAATCTTTTGATGTTGGACGCACAATTAGAAATCGCCAAACAAAACTTTAAATTAAATGATAGTACAACAAATATCATTAAATTAAAATACGATGCTGGTCAGGTAACTACATTAGCAATTCAACAATCTGAAGCACAAAAATTAGTTTCAGCACAATTGATTCCTCAATTAGAGCAAAATATTGCGATTCAGGAAAATGCACTAAGTGTTTTGACAGGAGCTTTTCCAAATTCAAAAACAAGAAGCATTCGTTTGGCAACTTTAGAAGTTAAAAATAACAATGCAATCGGAATTCCGTCTTCATTAGTAAGCAGAAGACCAGATGTAAAAAGCGCCGAATTAGCTTTGAAAGCAGCAAATGCAAATGTTGGAATTACAAAAGCCGACTTATATCCGTCGCTTAAAATTACCGCTCAAGGCGGAGTAAACTCGTTCGAAACCAGTAATTGGTTCAACATTCCGGCTTCATTATTCGGAACCGTTGCAGGAGGTTTAACACAACCTTTGTTGAACAATAAAAAGGTAAGAACACAATATAATATTGCCGTTGCCGAAAGAGAAAAAGCAGTTTTAAGTTTCAGACAATCTGTTTTGGTTGCTGTTAGCGAAGTTTCTGATGCTTTAGTAAAAGTTGAGAAATTACAACAACAAGAATCATTTCTAAAAGAGCGTGTAAAAACTTTGCAACAAGCTATTAAAAATGCCAATTTGTTATTCAAAAACGGTATGGCCGAATATCTGGAAGTTCTTTCAGCGCAAGAAAATTTATTGCAAAGCGAACTAGAACTGGCAAACATAAAAAGAGAGCAACTTTCTGCCAATACAGATTTGTATCGCGCATTAGGCGGTGGTTGGAAATAA
- a CDS encoding Crp/Fnr family transcriptional regulator: MSINQTKYLHDLKLKFESYAPISEQSWQLIENIIEFQSIKKGEILLRNGQIAKEIHFIAKGALRAFITDAAGNIYNKNIFLEGDFAGSKASLLQLTPSEFTIEALEDSTLINLNYKKYRTLIDQNDDLKNYYIAYLEKNWVIEKEQREISLVMENATERYLHLLSKHPDISERIPLLHIASHLGITPTQLSRIRKSLEKDL; this comes from the coding sequence ATGTCAATCAATCAAACCAAATATCTCCACGATTTAAAACTAAAATTCGAAAGCTACGCTCCTATTTCTGAACAATCCTGGCAATTGATTGAAAATATTATTGAATTTCAATCAATAAAAAAAGGAGAAATACTTTTGAGAAATGGTCAAATCGCAAAAGAAATTCATTTTATAGCCAAAGGTGCTTTGCGAGCTTTTATCACCGATGCTGCGGGAAATATTTATAACAAAAACATTTTTCTTGAAGGCGATTTTGCAGGTTCTAAAGCTTCATTATTGCAACTAACTCCTTCTGAATTTACGATAGAAGCACTTGAAGATTCTACTTTGATAAACCTCAATTATAAAAAGTACAGAACATTAATTGACCAAAATGATGATCTGAAAAACTATTATATCGCCTATTTAGAAAAAAACTGGGTAATAGAAAAAGAACAACGCGAAATTTCGTTAGTGATGGAAAACGCAACCGAAAGATATCTGCATCTTTTATCTAAACATCCGGATATTTCAGAGCGAATTCCGTTACTTCATATTGCATCACATTTAGGAATTACACCAACACAATTAAGCCGAATTAGAAAAAGTCTCGAAAAAGATTTGTAA
- a CDS encoding GNAT family N-acetyltransferase, whose amino-acid sequence MKDLNLIEDNINNLTGLWKTVGAPFLSYHKNETFEYCKIENSGWPNKLWFRKDISKKDLPQIIKTMQTNSGLVLPYWNIFGTKSYEILEAYGFEIKTEQVAMALKLDQKFTLENKLSFKRVSTEKDAKIWADLYPNAFGYVISKEILIHNHDDVHFYLVSIENQPIGTFMLYQTQNNIGIHGVGVIPEMRRKGFAEEIMKFALNLSIDLKADYALLQASAMGKDIYTRLGFEDLFVIKNYVLKE is encoded by the coding sequence ATGAAAGATCTAAACTTAATCGAAGATAACATAAACAATCTTACCGGATTATGGAAAACCGTTGGCGCTCCTTTCCTATCCTATCATAAAAATGAAACTTTCGAATATTGCAAAATCGAAAATTCAGGCTGGCCAAATAAATTGTGGTTTCGTAAAGATATTTCTAAAAAAGACCTTCCACAAATTATCAAAACTATGCAAACAAATTCAGGCTTAGTTTTACCCTATTGGAATATCTTCGGAACAAAATCCTATGAAATATTGGAAGCCTATGGTTTTGAAATAAAAACCGAACAAGTAGCAATGGCGCTTAAATTAGATCAAAAATTTACACTAGAAAATAAGCTAAGTTTTAAAAGAGTTTCTACTGAAAAAGATGCTAAAATTTGGGCAGATTTATATCCAAATGCTTTTGGTTACGTGATCAGCAAAGAAATCCTGATTCACAATCATGATGATGTTCATTTTTATTTGGTTTCCATAGAAAATCAGCCAATTGGTACTTTCATGCTTTATCAAACCCAAAACAATATCGGAATTCATGGCGTTGGCGTAATCCCCGAAATGCGCAGAAAAGGCTTTGCCGAAGAAATCATGAAATTCGCCCTTAATCTTTCTATAGATTTAAAAGCAGATTATGCTTTGTTGCAAGCTTCTGCAATGGGAAAAGATATTTATACCAGATTAGGTTTTGAGGATTTGTTTGTGATTAAGAATTATGTTTTGAAAGAGTAA